A genomic region of Papaver somniferum cultivar HN1 chromosome 7, ASM357369v1, whole genome shotgun sequence contains the following coding sequences:
- the LOC113298250 gene encoding psbQ-like protein 3, chloroplastic codes for MALSSSPLVYLKHCIQSSQHSTMTSQKLLTECSILSSSSGRSRRRRTITIATVSSIMLLSKQAILTPEIGHCLDLRMTVPDQSLEEAEEGLGTHVRDLVNVKELIELESWRETQKALRKSSSLLKQDIYTIIQAKPGSERSLLRKLNSELFNSVTKLDYAARNQDSALVQECYGKIIVALDSMLSRL; via the exons CATTATCATCATCCCCATTAGTATATCTAAAACACTGCATCCAATCTTCACAACATTCAACCATGACTTCTCAAAAACTCCTCACTGAATGCAGCATTTTAAGTAGTAGTAGTGGTAGGAGTAGGAGGCGTAGAACAATTACAATAGCAACAGTGAGTAGTATAATGCTGTTATCAAAACAAGCAATCTTGACACCAGAAATTGGTCATTGCTTAGACTTAAGAATGACAGTTCCAGACCAAAGCTTGGAAGAAGCGGAAGAAGGACTCGGAACTCATGTTCGAGATTTAGTAAATGTTAAAGagttgattgaattggagtcatGGAGAGAAACACAAAAAGCTTTAAGAAAGAGTTCATCGCTATTAAAACAAGATATCTATACTATAATTCAAGCTAAACCAGGTAGCGAAAGATCTCTGCTCAGGAAACTCAATTCAGAACTCTTCAACAGTGTTACAAAA CTAGACTATGCAGCAAGGAACCAGGATTCAGCCCTTGTTCAAGAGTGCTATGGGAAAATAATTGTTGCCTTAGATAGTATGCTATCAAGATTATAG
- the LOC113298251 gene encoding uncharacterized protein LOC113298251 isoform X1 — translation MSADSNMGFNHDPIMASTLNRHAISFQSGVAPSTSGMASFGNQVNMSGMILSGNSGMMNNTSGMTQIGNSSGGFLLDSVPDLKNEAGVSVEWSSEEQARLEHGLIKYADEPTIMRYIKIAATLHDKTTRDVAMRCRWTTNERNGKRRKPDEHHLGRKTKDRKDMLMEIPKANVPRAAPVNMSAYCPVIQQVDRNDLVSCEALSGTTRRLLDENADVFNQIVNNFSVYKMRENIDLFCRSRNNITTILSNMRDMPGIMSQMPPLPVSINQDLANIVLPISTQAVLYNSPSRNHLMKQEPRC, via the exons ATGTCAGCTGATTCCAACATGGGTTTTAACCACGACCCAATTATGGCATCTACATTGAATCGTCATGCTATTTCATTTCAATCAGGTGTGGCGCCTAGCACTTCTGGGATGGCTTCTTTTGGGAATCAGGTTAACATGAGTGGGATGATTCTTTCTGGAAATTCCGGTATGATGAACAACACTTCTGGGATGACTCAAATTGGAAATTCGTCTGGTGGTTTTCTTCTTGATTCTGTTCCTGATCTTAAGAATGAAGCTGGAGTTTCTGTTGAGTGGTCTTCTGAAGAACAAGCAAGATTGGAGCACGGCCTTATCAA ATATGCTGATGAGCCAACTATCATGAGGTACATTAAGATCGCTGCTACTTTACATGACAAGACTACACGTGATGTTGCTATGAGATGTCGGTGGACAACG AATGAGAGGAATGGGAAACGAAGGAAACCAGATGAACATCACTTGGGGAGGAAAACAAAAGATAGGAAG GATATGTTAATGGAGATTCCAAAGGCAAATGTTCCAAGAGCTGCACCAGTGAACATGTCTGCTTACTGTCCTGTGATTCAGCAGGTGGACCGCAATGATCTGGTATCATGTGAAG CCTTAAGCGGGACAACGCGGCGTCTTTTAGATGAGAATGCTGATGTTTTTAACCAAATCGTCAATAACTTCTCGGTGTATAAG ATGAGGGAGAACATTGATCTCTTTTGTCGCTCGAGAAACAATATAACAACCATATTGAGCAA CATGAGAGATATGCCTGGAATAATGAGCCAGATGCCGCCATTGCCTGTATCAATCAATCAGGACCTTGCAAATAttgttctacctatttcaactcAG GCAGTGCTTTATAACTCACCTAGTAGGAATCATCTTATGAAGCAAGAGCCAAGATGTTGA
- the LOC113298251 gene encoding uncharacterized protein LOC113298251 isoform X2 yields MKLEFLLSGLLKNKQDWSTALSSRYADEPTIMRYIKIAATLHDKTTRDVAMRCRWTTNERNGKRRKPDEHHLGRKTKDRKDMLMEIPKANVPRAAPVNMSAYCPVIQQVDRNDLVSCEALSGTTRRLLDENADVFNQIVNNFSVYKMRENIDLFCRSRNNITTILSNMRDMPGIMSQMPPLPVSINQDLANIVLPISTQAVLYNSPSRNHLMKQEPRC; encoded by the exons ATGAAGCTGGAGTTTCTGTTGAGTGGTCTTCTGAAGAACAAGCAAGATTGGAGCACGGCCTTATCAAGTAG ATATGCTGATGAGCCAACTATCATGAGGTACATTAAGATCGCTGCTACTTTACATGACAAGACTACACGTGATGTTGCTATGAGATGTCGGTGGACAACG AATGAGAGGAATGGGAAACGAAGGAAACCAGATGAACATCACTTGGGGAGGAAAACAAAAGATAGGAAG GATATGTTAATGGAGATTCCAAAGGCAAATGTTCCAAGAGCTGCACCAGTGAACATGTCTGCTTACTGTCCTGTGATTCAGCAGGTGGACCGCAATGATCTGGTATCATGTGAAG CCTTAAGCGGGACAACGCGGCGTCTTTTAGATGAGAATGCTGATGTTTTTAACCAAATCGTCAATAACTTCTCGGTGTATAAG ATGAGGGAGAACATTGATCTCTTTTGTCGCTCGAGAAACAATATAACAACCATATTGAGCAA CATGAGAGATATGCCTGGAATAATGAGCCAGATGCCGCCATTGCCTGTATCAATCAATCAGGACCTTGCAAATAttgttctacctatttcaactcAG GCAGTGCTTTATAACTCACCTAGTAGGAATCATCTTATGAAGCAAGAGCCAAGATGTTGA
- the LOC113298252 gene encoding uncharacterized protein LOC113298252, translating to MIASGLIANTSGLLSYSNPKLPIRHQTQRCKICEFDGFKRAPIPSHQVSGLRVLNSPVLRRNQMKCAVSSGANHQGFQDEFRSDPYWLTLIKEAIWGVRSLVLFLVEQPGQLRYIEWPSFQNTLKTATLTLVLVALLIVALASIDSVLCFLLALLLRKTA from the exons ATGATTGCTTCTGGACTAATCGCTAACACTTCAG GGTTACTCAGTTACAGTAATCCCAAACTCCCCATTCGACATCAGACTCAAAGATGTAAAATCTGCGAATTTGATGGCTTTAAAAGGGCACCAATTCCTTCCCATCAG GTTTCAGGGTTACGTGTTCTGAATTCTCCTGTTTTACGAAGAAATCAAATGAAATGTGCCGTATCATCAGGAGCAAATCACCAGGGGTTTCAGGATGAATTCCGTTCAGACCCTTATTGGTTAACTCTGATTAAAGAAGCCATTTG GGGAGTAAGGTCTTTGGTTTTGTTTCTGGTTGAGCAGCCTGGTCAGCTGAGGTATATAGAGTGGCCAAGTTTTCAGAACACG CTGAAGACTGCAACACTGACTCTGGTTTTGGTAGCATTGCTTATTGTGGCACTTGCTTCAATCGATTCAGTTCTCTGCTTTCTGCTGGCTTTGCTGCTTCGGAAAACTGCATGA
- the LOC113295120 gene encoding uncharacterized protein LOC113295120: MAFMKGRNIHEDIVLASEMINELSATRKHGNVGLKLDIAQAFDTVSWDFVAEVFRIASDQYVNRTKNKFYYGGGIGSKAIAISNYLGMKHALFLDKYMEIQLKPGIVRHIHVRQVVEKILEKLACWRDKLLSFQARLVLIRSVISSYVINSMVVYKWPRRIIEQVERAIRNFLWSGDAEKRKYFTVLYDSLCCSRREGGLGIKRLYVINKAMLMKLWVTIVTQIRFGQDF; encoded by the exons ATGGCTTTTATGAAGGGTAGAAACATCCATGAAGATATTGTTTTGGCGTCTGAAATGATTAACGAGCTGAGCGCGACTAGGAAACATGGTAATGTTGGCCTTAAACTTGATATAGCGCAAGCTTTTGACACTGTCAGCTGGGATTTTGTAGCTGAGGTCTTTCGGAT AGCTTCCGACCAATATGTTAATCGtaccaaaaacaagttttattATGGAGGTGGTATTGGTTCTAAGGCCATTGCTATTTCTAATTATCTAGGGATGAAGCATGCCTTATTTCTGGATAAATATATGGAAATTCAATTGAAGCCAGGTATTGTTCGTCACATTCATGTGCGACAGGTGGTTGAGAAGATTTTGGAAAAATTGGCCTGTTGGAGAGATAAGCTTTTATCTTTTCAGGCTAGACTGGTCTTGATTCGCTCAGTTATTTCTAGCTATGTTATTAATTCTATGGTTGTTTACAAATGGCCGAGGAGGATTATTGAGCAAGTGGAAAGGGCCATTAGAAATTTTCTATGGTCGGGTGATGCTGAAAAACGTAAGTACTTTACGGTGCTTTATGATAGTTTGTGTTGTTCAAGAAGAGAAGGCGGCCTAGGAATTAAAAGGTTGTATGTAATTAATAAGGCAATGCTTATGAAGCTTTGGGTTACTATAGTGACTCAGATAAGATTTGGGCAAGATTTTTGA